One segment of Sesamum indicum cultivar Zhongzhi No. 13 linkage group LG4, S_indicum_v1.0, whole genome shotgun sequence DNA contains the following:
- the LOC105160296 gene encoding probable 6-phosphogluconolactonase 3, protein MTSLSIYLTPCLGFQPSHNTMNLPLLFIALLALPSLTLASHGKTTVRKFNSEEDVAVALAKYTANLSHKYIKEKGSFSVVLSGGTLIHTLRKLVETPYNTTINWSKWEMFWVDERVVPLDHPLSNYKLALDAFLSKVPIPRSSIFPITYKRSPAEVAVDYEVRLKTLVEDKIIPLSATGFPKFDLILLGIGPDGHIASLFPNRPQRYEKKRWITFITNSPKPPPARITFTFPVINSASDIAMVVTDKEEAEAVAVGLGYAVVSPTLPCAEVKAKNELTWFLDKEAASKLH, encoded by the exons ATGACATCACTCTCTATCTATTTAACCCCATGCCTAGGCTTCCAACCAAGCCACAACACAATGAACCTACCTCTGCTTTTCATAGCTCTTCTTGCTCTTCCATCTCTGACTTTGGCCTCTCATGGAAAAACCActgtaagaaaatttaattccGAGGAAGATGTAGCTGTGGCTCTTGCAAAATACACAGCCAATCTTTCCCACAAATACATTAAAGAGAAAGGCTCTTTCTCTGTTGTACTGTCCGGAGGAACCCTCATTCATACACTAAG GAAATTAGTGGAGACTCCGTATAATACTACAATAAATTGGTCAAAATGGGAGATGTTTTGGGTGGATGAGAGGGTGGTTCCCTTGGATCACCCCTTGAGCAACTACAAATTGGCCCTTGATGCTTTTCTTTCTAAG GTGCCGATCCCTCGGAGTAGCATTTTCCCGATTACTTACAAAAGATCTCCGGCGGAAGTCGCCGTTGACTACGAAGTCCGCCTGAAAACACTGGTGGAGGATAAAATTATCCCTCTATCCGCCACCGGCTTCCCCAAGTTCGACTTGATTCTGCTCGGAATCGGGCCTGACGGCCATATAGCTTCGCTTTTCCCCAACCGGCCGCAGCGCTACGAGAAAAAGCGGTGGATAACATTCATTACAAACTCGCCCAAGCCGCCGCCGGCGAGGATCACCTTCACTTTTCCGGTGATCAACTCCGCCTCCGACATCGCAATGGTGGTGACGGACAAGGAGGAAGCTGAAGCCGTCGCCGTCGGACTGGGGTACGCCGTTGTTTCGCCGACGCTGCCTTGCGCCGAGGTGAAGGCGAAGAATGAATTAACGTGGTTCTTGGACAAAGAGGCGGCTTCCAAACTGCACTGA
- the LOC105160348 gene encoding probable 6-phosphogluconolactonase 4, chloroplastic translates to MPKQNPNVVILSTEEDVAESLALYVSQLSAKTIQEKGSFSVVLSGGTLIQTLRKLTLSPYKETVNWSKWLIFWVDERVVPLDNKDSNYLLAWNGFLSKVPIPKDRIFPINYTRSPQAVAKDYEARLRNLVERKVLPLSPTGFPKFDLMLLGVGPDGHVASLFPNRPQRYDLTDWVTYITDSPKLPPERITFTFPVINSSVNTAIVVTDKEEADAVAIALNPVKILPPLPCGEVKAESLTWFLDKDAASKLPINA, encoded by the exons ATGCCCAAACAAAACCCAAATGTAGTGATTTTGAGTACTGAGGAGGATGTTGCGGAGAGTCTGGCACTCTACGTATCCCAACTCTCTGCCAAAACCATTCAAGAAAAGGGCTCTTTCTCTGTTGTTCTCTCCGGCGGTACTCTTATACAAACACTTag GAAGCTGACTTTGTCTCCGTACAAAGAAACTGTGAATTGGTCGAAATGGCTCATCTTTTGGGTTGATGAGAGAGTGGTTCCTCTTGACAACAAAGACAGCAATTACTTGCTTGCTTGGAACGGGTTTCTTTCCAAG GTGCCAATTCCAAAAGATCGCATTTTCCCCATCAACTATACGCGCTCACCCCAAGCCGTGGCCAAGGATTACGAAGCCCGTCTAAGAAACCTGGTGGAGAGAAAGGTTCTCCCTCTATCACCCACTGGTTTCCCTAAGTTCGACCTCATGCTGCTCGGAGTCGGCCCCGACGGTCACGTCGCCTCTCTTTTCCCCAACAGGCCGCAGCGCTACGACTTAACGGATTGGGTCACATACATTACCGACTCGCCTAAGCTACCGCCGGAGAGAATCACCTTCACTTTTCCAGTGATCAACTCCTCCGTCAACACCGCAATTGTGGTGACCGACAAGGAGGAAGCTGATGCCGTCGCTATTGCGCTGAATCCTGTTAAAATTCTGCCGCCGCTGCCTTGCGGTGAAGTGAAGGCGGAGTCCTTAACCTGGTTTTTGGACAAGGATGCTGCTTCCAAGCTACCTATTAATGCGTAA
- the LOC105160350 gene encoding probable 6-phosphogluconolactonase 5, chloroplastic: MAIMPLITSIHSLRTQNPEDVAVDLAPYVSQLSQKAISETGAFCVVLSGGTLIHTLRKLTQSPHKELVNWARWFIFWVDERVVPLDNPDSNYFLARNDFLSKVPIPSKNIHHIYYSPCSEAVAIDYQYQLSNRVQQKVVPLSATGFPQFDLMLLGIGPDGHVASLFPNRTERYNRTDWVTYINDSPKPPPKRITFTFPVINSAKHIAMVVTGKEEANAVAITLEKLQVRPPLPCSWVEPQVSLTWFLDRDAASKLPPNFNKK, encoded by the exons atGGCGATCATGCCGTTGATAACTTCCATTCACTCGCTCCGAACACAGAACCCC GAAGACGTGGCGGTGGACTTAGCACCCTACGTATCCCAACTCTCTCAAAAAGCCATATCAGAAACGGGTGCTTTCTGCGTTGTTCTCTCCGGCGGAACCCTAATACATACACTTAG GAAGCTGACTCAGTCTCCACACAAGGAACTTGTGAATTGGGCGAGATGGTTTATATTTTGGGTGGATGAGAGGGTGGTTCCTCTGGATAATCCGGACAGTAACTACTTTCTTGCACGGAATGATTTTCTTTCCAAG GTGCCAATTCCCAGTAAAAATATCCATCACATCTATTACTCGCCCTGTTCGGAAGCTGTGGCCATAGATTACCAATACCAGCTGAGCAACCGGGTGCAGCAGAAGGTTGTCCCATTATCGGCCACCGGCTTCCCCCAGTTCGACCTCATGCTGCTGGGAATCGGCCCCGACGGCCACGTCGCCTCTCTTTTCCCTAACCGCACGGAGCGCTACAACAGAACTGATTGGGTCACATACATTAACGACTCCCCAAAGCCACCGCCGAAGAGAATCACCTTCACTTTTCCGGTGATCAACTCCGCGAAGCACATCGCAATGGTGGTGACGGGCAAGGAGGAAGCTAACGCCGTCGCTATTACTCTGGAGAAGCTCCAGGTTAGGCCGCCGCTGCCTTGCTCTTGGGTGGAGCCGCAGGTGTCCTTAACCTGGTTCTTGGACAGGGATGCTGCCTCCAAGCTTCctcctaattttaataaaaaatag
- the LOC110011899 gene encoding uncharacterized protein LOC110011899: protein MALIIYVDDIIITGPSIDDIARVKCYLHDLFTIKDLGDARYFLGLEIARGSSGLYIAQTKYTLDIVRDTGLLHAKPASSPFPPGLKLAAASGPLFSNPGSYRRLVGRLLYLGFSRSDISYSVQQLSQYLNQPCESHWKAALHVASCLDSRRSLIGYCVFLGDALVSWKTKKQSTVSRSTAESEYRSLASTVCELRWISYILSDFNVPHSLPVELFCDNKAALHILANPVFHERTKHIELDCNLVRDAYKDDFISPSFVPGVLQLADVFTKSLPLKSFVSLIFKLGLVSFDLSPTCGGLLELVITFTINLSSSSSSSSSMFSTLMKMKQTLKNSWIQGEGQSAL from the exons ATGGCTCTAATTATCTATGTGGATGACATTATCATCACGGGTCCTTCTATTGATGATATTGCTCGGGTTAAATGCTATCTTCATGACTTATTCACCATTAAGGATTTAGGCGATGCAAGATACTTCCTTGGGCTTGAGATAGCTCGTGGCTCATCTGGTCTATACATTGCTCAGACAAAATATACCTTGGATATCGTCAGGGACACCGGACTTCTTCATGCCAAACCTGCGTCGAGTCCTTTTCCTCCTGGACTGAAGTTGGCTGCAGCATCTGGTCCTCTGTTTTCTAATCCTGGCTCTTATAGGAGACTTGTTGGACGGCTACTCTACTTGGGATTTTCTCGATCGGACATCTCCTACTCCGTCCAACAACTCAGTCAATACCTCAATCAACCTTGTGAATCACATTGGAAGGCAGCGTTACATGTG GCGTCGTGTTTGGATTCTAGACGATCTCTTATCGGGTACTGCGTATTCCTTGGGGATGCGTTGGTGTCTTGGAAAACTAAGAAACAGTCGACTGTTTCTCGATCTACAGCTGAGTCTGAATACAGGAGCTTGGCCTCGACGGTTTGTGAACTTCGTTGGATTTCTTATATACTATCTGACTTCAATGTCCCTCATTCTCTACCGgttgaattattttgtgaCAATAAGGCCGCGTTGCACATCTTGGCAAACCCTGTATTCCACGAACGTACTAAGCACATTGAGTTGGATTGCAATCTTGTTCGCGACGCTTACAAGGATGACTTTATTTCCCCCTCATTTGTTCCTGGTGTTCTACAGTTGGCTGATGTTTTTACAAAATCTCTACCTCTGAAATCCTTCGTGTCGCTTATTTTCAAGTTGGGCCTGGTTTCCTTCGATCTCAGTCCCACTTGTGGGGGGCTATTGGAGTTAGTCATCACCTTCACCATCAATCTAAGTtccagcagcagcagcagcagcagcatgTTCAGCAccttgatgaaaatgaagcaGACGCTGAAGAACTCTTGGATACAGGGTGAAGGACAAAGCGCATTATGA